tttttatttttttagtttttaaaaaatacttttatcttttcctttatttggatttggattttttttttttcaaaatgaaatatacGACACATGggaagggtattataggaatatactAAAAATTGGCACTTTTGGCACACtttagtagtttgatgggtcactttagcacacttaaaaatttaGGGGCGTAATTTCAAATCGGTTGTTAGTTCatggggcttttttatatttttccctaagaaaattttaaagttagCAATATTAATTCTATGTGTTTGACATGTTGTGGTAGTTCAAGGGACCCATAtgccactttttaaagtttggagatgtaaatgaaaatgtagtgatagtttagggggctaaaaTGAACTTTCCCTTTAAGGAATAGAtgctttattttaaaaatgtaaatcatttgTTTCCGCTAATTGAATCAATTGAAATGCTATTGTTTTATCAATAGAGATTAatctaaaacaaataaaagcctTATCAAATTGGAAAATGGAAGCCTTCTCCCTTCCTTTAACTGTCAAGGCATCACGAGAGTCAGTTGTTATCAatgatcttttcttttcttttctcttttctctcttttttttttttttggtgtgtgtgtatgtgtgtgtttttgATAGGAACCGTGGCCGTGGTTGGAGGAGTAAGAAGCCTAATCCGCGTTATGTGGATTAAGCTTCCACGTGGTGATTAGGTGAAGTTCAAACTGAGAAGTTGATTGCTATCACACTTCTCCGTTGAGTAGCGATAGAGCTACAACTATGTTTCCTTCAAATTGTTATGTTTATCTTTTGCTTATGTTTATCTCTTTTGCTCTATGTTATCGTTTGCTTTATTTAAGTTGGGAAGAAGGAGTAATTAAGTAGGAATAGAGTTCTTATCAGATGGGTTGTTCATGCCCAGTAGGAGTAGTTGTTTATTTAAGGGAGGAAATAGCCAAGAGGAGGGGGAGATATAACACATTGGTGTACGGTGTTTTCCTACCTAAAGTGGAAAAGGGTGTTTTCCTACCTTAAGTGGATTATTTATCAATTCCAGTATCATTTCTCATTCAATTCCATTCACAACCCATCCATCAATCTAGTAGATCCTtatcaagtggtatcaaagcaatgTCGACCCAGAAGGACCGCATTGAGAAGTTGGAGACCGACGTGCATGAGATCCGTGCATCTATACAGAATTTGGAACGATCGTGGAAAGAAATTTCTGATCGATCAGCAAAGGAGAAGGAGAGCCAAGAACGGTCAATGCAGATGAACATCACCCGAGCAGTACAGGAGGCTTTGGCCACATTTGCAAAGAAGCAAGGGGAACCACCGTACCATccagagaaggagaaggagaaggagaaggaggacAGTGCAGAGGGCTCTAATCCGCGGTTTAGTCACCATCGTGACCACCGAGGAGACGGGCAGCACTTTCGGCCTATGAAGATGGAATTTCCTAAATTCCGGGGAGATGATCCTATCATTTGGTTGGATCGTAGCACTCAATTCTTCGAGTTTCAAGCCACAGCAGAGGAGCAAAAGGTAACACTTGCAGCTTTTTATTTGGAAGGTGAGGCAAACCAATGGTGGCAGTGGGTAAAAAAGATTTATCAAGCGGAAGACAAACTTATCACATGGGCCATCCTTGAGAAGGAATTATTGGCTAGGTTTGGTCCAACCGAGTATGAAGACTATGACGAGGCCCTATCTCGTGTCAAACAGAAAGGCAGCCTGCGAGAATATCAGAAAGAGTTTGAAAAGTTGGCCAATCGCGTGGTGGGATGGCCACAAAAGGCGTTGATCGGCACCTTCTTAGGCAGGTTAAAGGCCGACATCTCGGCTGATGTCCGAAAATTCAAGCCACGAACACTCTGCGAGACCATTGAATTTGCGCGAATGCGGGAGGATGAGCTGGCCCATTCGAAGAAGAGTCCATACGCAGACACGTCAAAGTATAACCCAAAGACATCATGGGGTAGCAGCACCACGTCAACAGTGAATTCCAGTTCTAAAACTTCAGCACAACCAgcagtaaaaaaaatttcatgggAAGAAATGCAGAAGAGAAGGGAGAAAGGTTTATGCTTCAACTGCAATGATAGGTATGTACCAGGACACCGTTGTGCAGTCCCACATGTGTTCATCATTGAAGCTGATCCAGAGGAGGAAGTGGAACCTGAGATTGATGCTGAAGAAACAGAAGGGGGACAAGTTCCTCAAATTTCACTCCATGCTCTAACAGGTTATACAGGACCCAAGACAATGAGGGTCTCTGCTCAAATAGGAGTTCGAAAAATCCTAGTCCTTATCGACAGTGGGTCTACCCACAATTTTGTTGATCACAAAATTGCCAAAACACTTGGACTACCGATCACTCCAACCACAGCATTCTGGGTGACCGTAGCTAATGGGGAGCACTTATCATGCAAGGAAAAGTATGTAGATGTGAAGTTACAGGTGCAGGGATTGACCTTTACGGTGACCCTATTTTCTCTTCCATTAACAGGGCTGGATGTTGTTTTGGGGGTCCAATGGCTGGAAAAATTGGGTCCAGTAGTGTGTGATTGGGGACGTCTATCCATGACCATCACGCGAGATAACCGGCAGTTTGAAATCTTGGCGTCAGCCGAGAAGCAGGGACAGGCCATTAGCAATTCTATGCTAACCCGGGAAGTGCTCAATGGGGGAGAAGTTTTTGCCATTGCAGTCCGAACAATCCAAGGGGCTGAAGCGTACCAACTTGCACCTGAAATACGACGGATACTCGCTGATTTTCAGCAAGTTTTGGAGGAACCTATAGCCTTACCGCCAGCTAGGGACTTCGATCATCGGATTGCCCTTAAAGAAGGAGCGGGGCCTGTCAACGTCAGGCCTTATAGGTACGctcatttttagaaaaatgaaatCGAAAGGCAAGTTTCTGAAATGCTTAAATCTGGATTGATAAGGCCAAGTAATAGTCCATTTTCATCACCAATTTTACTTGTCAAAAAGAAAGATGGTACGTGGAGGTTTTGTACAGATTACAGGGCGTTAAATGCAGTAACAATCAAGGATCGTTTTCCCATTCCAACCGTGGATGACATGATTGATGAACTACACGGATCTGAATATTTCACCAAACTGGACCTAAGAGCAGGGTACCATCAAATTCGCCTCCATATTGAGGACATCCACAAGACGGCGTTTCGGACTCATAGCGGCCACTACGAGTATGTGGTAATGCCATTTGGATTATGTAATGCCCCGTCAACTTTTCAGGCAGCCATGAATGCGATCTTTCGGCCTTACTTGCGTAAGTTCATTCTCGTattctttgatgatattttgatttataGTCCGAATTGGGATAGCCACCTGCAACATATTCGAAGGACCTTGGAAATCTTAGCCAATCACAAATTTGTGGTAAAGCCCAGTAAGTGTATCTTCGGCCAGACAGAGGTGGATTACTTGGGTCATCTTATTACTATAACGGGTGTCAAGGTAGATCCCCACAAGATTGCAACAATGCAATCATGGCCTCAGCCCAAAACGATTACAGAATTACGGGGATGCCTCGGGCTTACCGGCTACTACCGAAAATTCGTCCAATTTTACGGTATCATTGCTCGCCCCCTTATCCAATTGTTGAAAAAGGGTCAGTTTGGATGGAATCCGGAGGCCGAAGCAGCGTTTGTCGCTCTTAAACATGCCATGACCACGACACCAGTGTTGGGATTACCTAATTTTTCTGAAGTTTTTGTCTTAGAAACAGATGCATCGGACAAGGGCATTGGAGCGGTTCTGGCTCAAAATGGCAAGCCATTGGCGTATATGAGCAAGGCAATCGGGCCACGACAGAGAGGCTGGTCTGTATATTCCAAGGAGATGCTTGCAATTATAGAAGCAATTAGGTTGTGGCGTCCATATCTTTTGGGCCTCCGTTTTCAGATTTGGACCGATCAAAAAAGTTTGAAGTTCTTCTTGGAGCAGCGGGTGGTAACTCCAGAGCAGCAAAAATGGGTTTCTAAGTTATTGGGATATGACTATGAAATCATGTATCGACCAGGAAGGACAAATTCAGCAGCTGATGCCTTATCTCGCCGGCCAGTGCAAGTAGCCGAATTGTTGGAGGAGTCTGAATTGGTAGCAGATCAAGAGAATACTGAGCACCAATTGCAGGCCATAAGCAGCCCTCAATTTCACCTTTGGGCTGAGCTACGCCACCTCAATGAAGCTGATCCTTATTTGGGAGTATTGCGTGAAAAGCTGACAGACCAACCTGAGAATCATCCTCACTTGCTAGATCGAGAAGGACTACTATTTTATAGAGGCAGAATTGTGATTCCACCAGCATCATCTCTTTGCACCACCTTGCTGGCCGAATTCCATAATTCTAAAATGGGAGGTCATTCTGGAGTATTACGGACTTACAACCGGATTGCCCAATCTTTTTTTTGGGAAGGTATGAAATAAGATGTTAGAAGATATGTTGCAACATGTGACACATGTCAACGAAATAAAAGTGAAACCCGCTCCCTAGCCGGTCTTCTACAGCCCCTACCAGTACCATCTCAGGTATGGGAGGAAATTTCTCTTGATTTTGTAGACGGATTACCTCCTTCAACAGGAAAAACCACAGTCATGGTCGTAGTTGACCGTCTTACCAAATATGCTCATTTCATAGCATTAGCTCACCCTTATACAGCAAAGAAAGTTGCTGAAGTTTTTATTGCCAATGTGGTCCGTCTTCATGGAATGCCGACAGCTATGGTAAATGATCGTGATCCCATTTTCTTGAGCACTTTTTGGAAGGAATTTTTCACGCTGCAGGGGACTCAGTTGAAAATGAGTTCCGCATACCACCCACAGTCCGATGGTCAAACAGAGGTGGTAAATCGTTGCCTCGAACAATACCTCCGCTGTCTTTGTAGTCAACACCCCAAGATATGGGCCCAACAGTTACCATGGGCGGAGTACTGGTATAATACAACTTTCCATCAGTCGTTGGGAACTACTCCCTTCCAAGCACTTTATGGACGCCCAGCCCCGACGGTGGTTAATTATTTAGTGGGAGCAGCTGTAGTGGATGAAGTGGACAAAGAGTTGAAGGACCGGGATGAGTTGCTGCAGCAGTTGAAAACCAACCTCCAAAAAGCTAGCAACAGCATGAAACAACAAGCAGATAAGAAGCGTCGAGACTATATATTGGAAGAAGGTGACTGGGTGTATCTACGCCTTCACCCGTATCGCCAACACAGCTTGTTTCGGCGAGCTCATCAGAAGTTGGCAAGTCGATTTTTCGGACCTTATCAGATTCTGGAACGCGTTGGTGCTGTTGCTTACAAACTGGCTTTGCCTGACACAGCACGGGTTCATCCGGTTTTCCATGTATCCCTCTTAAAGAAGCAGATTGGCGACAGGTCCAGGATTACCACTCATATTCCACCCTTTTCAACGGACAACACACCGGTGCTACAACCTTTATTAGTGAAGAATTACCGTTGGGTTAAGCATGGTGACAAATATATTGTGGAAGCTTTGGTCCAATGGAGTAGTCTTCCGCCTGAAGATGCCACATGGGAAGGAGTTGCTTGTCTTCGCCAACAATTTCCGAATctcgaccttgaggacaaggttcgTGTTCAAGAAGGGACGATTGATAGGAACCGTGGCCGTGGTTAGAGGAGTAAGAAGCCTAATCCGCGTTATGTGGATTAAGCTTCCACGTGGTGATTAGGTGAAGTTCAAACTGAGAAGTTGATTGCTATCACACTTCTCCGTTGAGTAGCGATAGAGCTACAACTATGTTTCCTTCAAATTGTTATGTTTATCTTTTGCTTATGTTTATCTCTTTTGCTCTATGTTATCGTTTGCTTTATTTAAGTTGGGAAGAAGGAGTAATTAAGTAGGAATAGAGTTCTTATCAGATGGGTTGTTCATGCCCAGTAGGAGTAGTTGTCTATTTAAGGGAGGAAATAGCCAAGAGGAGGGGGAGATATAACACATTGGTGTACGGTGTTTTCCTACCTAAAGTGGAAAAGGGTGTTTTCCTACCTCAAGTGGATTATTTATCAATTCCAGTATCATTTCTCATTCAATTCCATTCACAACCCATCCATCAATCTAGTAGATCCTTATCAGTTTTACATCTATTAAGCAACAAGACCTGCATTCCTATGAGGTATGCTCACTAATTGAAGACTCACGCTTTCTTCCCGAAGAAGACGTCGTTCTCTGATCCATGAATGCTTCCTCGTTAGGAGTGAACGGACTAGTAGAACCGTATCCCAAGAACACGACTCAGGGAACAGAGCGAATCCCGGGTGACCATAATGAATCTTGAACGTCAACAATGGCTTTTAGCTTAATGAATCGAGAATGTAGTGGAATAGCTCGTCGACGGAGAGAAGGATCAGGAAGCACTTCCAAGAGCAACAGATGTGAGTTAGCTTAATTAAGAAGAATGGTTCCAACCTTACCATAGGCAGGTGTCGTACTGAAAGATTATCCCCTACTATATCCTCCCCAACATATAGGTTCCTGCTTTATACAAGCAAGACAAGGGTCAGTCCCCTAATGTCAAGCATTGAAAAGCTCCACTTATGATAGCACAGGGATAAGATCAATTGAAAGCTTAGCTTCACGTGCCGGCGACTGGAGAGAGCCTGGTCATCAGGTTTTCAGACCCGTTATAGGTGCCTATCAAAGGCTTTTAGATGATTAAACTTATGTGTCTGCTTCTGTTGTTGCG
The sequence above is drawn from the Alnus glutinosa chromosome 11, dhAlnGlut1.1, whole genome shotgun sequence genome and encodes:
- the LOC133881084 gene encoding uncharacterized protein LOC133881084 — protein: MSTQKDRIEKLETDVHEIRASIQNLERSWKEISDRSAKEKESQERSMQMNITRAVQEALATFAKKQGEPPYHPEKEKEKEKEDSAEGSNPRFSHHRDHRGDGQHFRPMKMEFPKFRGDDPIIWLDRSTQFFEFQATAEEQKVTLAAFYLEGEANQWWQWVKKIYQAEDKLITWAILEKELLARFGPTEYEDYDEALSRVKQKGSLREYQKEFEKLANRVVGWPQKALIGTFLGRLKADISADVRKFKPRTLCETIEFARMREDELAHSKKSPYADTSKYNPKTSWGSSTTSTVNSSSKTSAQPAVKKISWEEMQKRREKGLCFNCNDRYVPGHRCAVPHVFIIEADPEEEVEPEIDAEETEGGQVPQISLHALTGYTGPKTMRVSAQIGVRKILVLIDSGSTHNFVDHKIAKTLGLPITPTTAFWVTVANGEHLSCKEKYVDVKLQVQGLTFTVTLFSLPLTGLDVVLGVQWLEKLGPVVCDWGRLSMTITRDNRQFEILASAEKQGQAISNSMLTREVLNGGEVFAIAVRTIQGAEAYQLAPEIRRILADFQQVLEEPIALPPARDFDHRIALKEGAGPVNVRPYRYAHF